In Streptomyces rapamycinicus NRRL 5491, the genomic stretch CTGTTCATGCCGCAGCCGCCCAACCCCGACCCGGCCGCCGTCGCGGCCTACGGCGAGCGGCTCACCGGCGAGGCGGCCTGGTACGAGACCTCACTGGGCGACCCGGAGTCGGGCTCGGACGACGCGTACGACGCCAAGCTGGCCGTGCTCCTCGACAACCCGGTCCCGGTCGTCTCGTTCACCTTCGGCTGCCCGACCCGCGCCGTCCTGGACGCCCTCGCCAAGGTCGGCACCCGTACGGTCGTGACCGTGACCTCGCCCGTCGAGGCGCAGACCGCCCAGTGGGCGGGCGCCGACGCCGTCTGTGTGCAGGGCGTGGAGGCGGGCGGCCATCAGGGCACGTACAGCAATGACCCGGCCGCGGACGGGATGGGCGTCGGGCTCGGGCTGCTGTCGCTGATCACTCTGGTCCGGGAGTACGTCCAGATCCCGATCATCGCGGCGGGCGGGATCATGCGTGGTTCGCAGATCGCCGCGGCGCTGTCCGCGGGCGCGGTCGCGGCCCAGCTGGGGACCGCGTTCCTGGTGTGCCCCGAGTCCGGGGCGAACGCCCTGCACAAGCAGGCGATGACGGATCCGCTGTTCGGCCGTACCGAGCTGACCCGCGCCTTCTCCGGGCGCCCGGCACGGGGCCTGGTCAACCGCTTCCTGCGCGAGCACGGCCCGTACGCGCCCGCCGCCTACCCCCAGCTGCACCACATGACCTCCGGTCTCCGTAAGGCGGCCGCGAAGGCGGGCGACCCCCAGGGGATGGCGCTGTGGGCCGGGCAGGGCCACCGGCTGGCGCGTGACCTGCCCGCCGCGCGGCTGGTGGAGACGCTCGCGGTGGAACTCGACGCGGCGCGGGCCGCGTTGGGCTTTCAGCCCCAGCGGGGTGCGGTGTCGTGACCGCCCCGGTGTTCGTGGCCGACTCCCTGGCGGGGGCGGCCGCGGGGGCCCGGGTCTGGCTGGAGGGCCCGGAGGGGCGCCACGCGGTGTCCGTAAGGCGGCTGCGCGTCGGTGAGCCGGTGGTGCTGACGGACGGTCACGGTACGGGCGTCCAGGGCACTGTGGCGGCCGTGGAGGGCAAGGACCGGCTCGAGGTCGCGGTGGACGAGGTGCGCCGGGAGGCCGCCCCGGACCCGAGGATCACCGTCGTCCAGGCGCTGCCCAAGGGCGACCGGGGTGAGCTGGCGGTGGAGACCATGACGGAGACCGGTGTGGACGCCGTCGTGCCGTGGTCGGCCGCCCGCTGCATCACCCAGTGGAAGGGCGAGCGCGGCCTCAAGGCGCTCGGCAAGTGGCGGTCGACCGCGCGCGAGGCGGGCAAGCAGTCCCGTCGGCTGACCTTCCCCGAGGTCACGGACGCGATGACGACCCGGCAGGTTGCCCGGCTTCTCGCCGAAGCCCAATTCGCCGCCGTACTCCACGAGGAGGGCGGGGAACCGCTCGCCACGGCCCAACTGCCCGCGAGTGGCGAGATCGTGCTGGTCGTCGGGCCCGAAGGGGGCGTGACGCCGGAGGAGTTGGCGGCCTTCGCCGAGGCGGGCGCGCGGCCGTACCGGCTGGGCCCGAGCGTGCTGCGCACCTCCACGGCGGGAACGGCGGCCGCCGCGCTGCTGCTCGGCCGCACCGGCCGCTGGGGGTGAGAGGCCCCTCCGGGGGCCCCTCCGGGGGCCCTCGCCAGGTACGTCCGCACCTGGCCGAGGACGGCCTTCCGGTTCGCGCCGGCCGATGGGAACCTACCCCCTATGGGGGTATTGAGCCAGGCAAGGCAGGCACGACGGACACGGCAGACGAGACGGGCACGGCGGACAGGACGGGGACGGACGCTCTTCGCCGTCGCGGCGGTCGGCGCGGCGGCGGTCGCGGTGACGGCATGTGAGCCGACCGGCGGCGGCATCAGCTCCGTGACGGTCGCGATCACCACGGACCAGGTCGCCACCGAGGCGCTGGAGCGGGGCGGTGTCGGCGTCCGCTGGATGAGTTGCAACGCCGAGTTCAGGAACGGCCGTACGGCGGGTGCCGCTTCGCCCTCGCGGAGCGACTCGCAGAGCGAGCGGTCCGGGGAGACCGACGCACGGGTGGACTGCCACGGCAGGACCGACAACGACAAGGACGTCAGGATCAGGGGCCGGGTCACCTACGTCCGGGAGGACCACTGCGTCCGGGGCGACTTGACCGGTCAGGTGGACGGCCGGAAGGTCTTCGAGGCGAATGTGATCGGGGAGTGCCAGGGCGGCGGCTCGGACACCGGGAGCCCCCGGCCGACCCGCAGTCCCACCCGGGAGCACCGGACCACGGAGGCCCCCGAGCCGACTCGCAGCCCTCCCTGGGAGCACCGGACGACTGAGGCTCCTGAGCCGACCCGTAGCCACCCTTGGGAGCACCGGACCACGGAGGCTCCCGAGCCGACCCGCGGCCACCCCTGGGAGCATCCGTCCACCGAGGGCGGCGCAGGCCAGGTCGGTGCCGATGACGGCGCCGGTGAGGACGGTAAGGGCGGCACCGGGGGCGGCGGCCGGAGCGAATAGTCCGCGATCGCTTCCGTCGGCAGGCCCTCCCGGTACCATCCGGACCGTACGTGCCGACGATCCGTGAGGAGCCACCGGTGGCGGGAGAACCGCAGGCCGATTGCCTGTTCTGCAAGATTGTGTCGGGGGAGGTGCCGGCCACCGTGGTCCGCGAGACGGACACCACCGTCGCCTTCCGCGACATAAACCCCCAGGCGCCCACGCACGTCCTGGTGATCCCCAAGGCGCACCACCCGGACGCCGCCTCCCTCGCGGCGGCCGACCCGCAGGTCACCGCGGACGTGCTGCGCGAGGCGGGCGCGGTCGCCGCGGATGAGAAGCTCGACGAGACGGGCTACCGCGTGGTGTTCAACACCGGCTCCGGCGCCGGTCAGACCGTCTTCCACGCGCATGCCCACGTCCTGGGCGGCCGCGGGCTCAACTGGCCCCCCGGATAACCCTTGTCCGCGCGGGAACTGATCGTCCTCGGCACCGCCAGCCAGGTGCCGACCCGGCATCGCAACCACAACGGCTATCTGCTGCGCTGGGACGGCGAGGGCCTGCTGTTCGACCCCGGCGAGGGCACTCAGCGCCAGATGGTGAGGGCCGGGGTCGCCGCCCATGACATCGACCGGATCTGCGTCACCCACTTCCACGGGGACCACTCCCTGGGCCTGGCCGGGGTGATCCAGCGGATCAACCTCGACCGGGTGCCGCACCGGGTGACCGCCCACTACCCGGCGAGCGGGCAGCGGTTCTTCGATCGGCTGCGCTACGCGACCGCCTACCGCGAGACGGTGGCACTGACCGAGGAGCCGGTCGCCGGTGACGGCGCGGTGCTGGCCCGCACCCCCGCGTACACGCTGGAGGCCGCCCGGCTCTCGCACCCCGTCGAGTCCTACGGCTACCGGCTGATCGAACCGGACGGCCGCAGGATGCTGCCCGAGCGGCTCGCCGCCCTCGGCGTCCGCGGCCCGGAGATCGGCCGGCTCCAGCGGGATCGGGTGCTGGAGATCGGGGGGCGCACGGTGGCGCTCGAGGAGGTCAGCGAGGTGCGCCGGGGGCAGCGCTTCGCGTTCATCATGGACACCCGGCTGTGCGACGGCGCCGACGCCCTGGCGCAGGGGTGCGATCTGCTGGTCATCGAGTCGACCTTCCTGGACGAGGAGGAGGCCCTGGCCGTCGAGTACGGGCATCTGACCGCCGGGCAGGCCGCCCGGCTCGCCGCCGGGGCCGGGGTGCGCCACCTGGTGCTGACGCACTTCTCGCAGCGCTACGGCGACCCCTTCGAATTCGAGCGCCAGGCGCGGGACGCGGGGTTCGACGGGGAGCTCACGGTCGCCCAGGACCTGATGACGGTGGCGCTGCCCAAACGGCGCTGAGGGCGCCCCGGCGGGGGTCGCCGGGACCGATGACCGCCGGGGGCCGCCGGGACCGATGACCGCCGAGGGTGGCGGTGGGCCGGACCCCGGCCCGTTGTCGGTGCCATCGTGCACACTGGCCGCACCCGCGTCCGACGGCGGAGGCGGACCGGCAAGACCTGGGAGAGCGCGGTGACGACACACGACGGCGGCAAGCTCACGGCGGCGGGCTACCACCTGCTCGACCCGCTCGCGGACGTGCGCCGCCCCGGCGACGCGGACTGCGACGTCTATCTCACCGGCACGGTCTTCCTGGACATCATCTTCACCGGTCTTGACAGCGCCCCGGTCCGCGGCACCGAGTCCTGGGCCCGCGGCATGGGCTCGAGCCCCGGCGGCGTCGCCAATATGGCCACCGCCCTGGCCCGGCTCGGCCTGCGCACCTCGCTCGCCGCCGCCTTCGGCGACGACCACTACGGGGACTACTGCCGGGACGCCCTGGACCACGGCGAGGGCATCGATCTCTCGCTGTCCCGCACGATCCCCGGCTGGCACTCCCCGGTGACCGTCTCCATGGCCTACGAGGGCGAGCGGACCATGGTCTCCCACGGCCATGAGGCCCCGCCGCCCGAGGAGCCCGCGCCCAGCTGCCCGCCCCCGGCCCGCGCCGCCGTGGCCTCCCTGGTGCCCGGCCGCGGCCAGGAGTGGGTCGCCGAGGCCGCCCGCCGCGGCAGCAGGGTCTTCGCGGACGTCGGCTGGGACGACACCGGCCGCTGGGACCCGGCCGACCTCGCCGAGCTGGAGCACTGCGAGGCGTTCCTGCCCAACGCCGAGGAGGCGATGCGCTACACCCGCACCGACTGCCCGCGCGCCGCCGCCCGGGCCCTGTCCGACCTGGTCCCGCTGGCCGTCGTCACGCTCGGCTCCGAGGGGGCGTACGCGGTCGACGGCCGCACCGGCGAGACCGCCGAGGTGCCCGCGATCTCCGTGGAGGCCCTGGACCCCACCGGGGCCGGGGACGTGTTCGTCGCCGGTTTCGTCACCGGCACGCTCGCCGGGTGGCCGCTCGCCGACCGGCTGGCCTTCGCGGGGCTGACCGCCGCGCTGTCGGTGCAGGAGTTCGGCGGTTCGCTGTCGGCGCCCGGCTGGGTCGAGATCGCCGCCTGGTGGCAGCACGCCCGCGCCTATGACGACCAGCCCGCCCGCGCGCTGCGCCGCTACGCCTTCCTCGACCGGCTGCTCCCGGCCGCCGCCCGCCCCTGGCCACTGCGCCGGGCCGTCCCGACGATCGGTTTCCGCCAGGCGTAGTCCAGGGCGCGGGCCAGGGACGGCGCGGGGCGCGGGGCGGGGCCTGGCGCTCGGGCCCCGGCCGCTGGATCATCAGGGGGCGCGGAGGCCCCAAGTGAGCGGGCGATCAGCGGATAGGAGTAAAAGGGCTCGGGTGTTGTCGGTGCTCCGTCGTACCCTTGGAACCCAAGGTTGTCGAGCGGCGAGAACCCTTGTATCGGGAGGTAGAAGCAGGCCAGAGAGCCGGCCCATGACGCAACCAACCACAGCACCGCAGGCGCATGCGCAGTTCACGGTCCCGAACAAGCACCCCATGGTCATGGTCCTGGGATCTGGTGACGCGCTGCTGCGTGTGATCGAGAACGCGTTCCCGGCGACCGATATTCATGTGCGGGGCAACGAAGTCAGCGCCACCGGGGACCCGAAGGAAGTAGCCCTGGTCCAGCGTCTGTTCGATGAGATGATGCTGGTGCTCCGCACCGGTCAACCGATGACGGAGGATGCGGTGGAGCGCTCGATCTCCATGCTGCGCGCGGCTGAGAACGGCGAGAGCGGGGTGCAGGAGACGCCCGCCGAGGTGCTCACCCAGAACATCCTCTCCAACCGCGGCCGCACCATCCGCCCCAAGACGCTCAACCAGAAGCGCTATGTCGACGCCATCGACAAGCACACGGTCGTCTTCGGCATCGGCCCCGCGGGCACCGGCAAGACCTATCTCGCCATGGCCAAGGCCGTCCAGGCACTGCAGTCCAAGCAGGTCAACCGGATCATCCTCACCCGGCCGGCGGTCGAGGCGGGGGAGCGGCTCGGTTTCCTGCCCGGCACCCTCTACGAGAAGATCGACCCGTATCTGCGGCCGCTGTACGACGCGCTGCACGACATGCTCGACCCCGACTCCATCCCGCGCCTGATGGCCGCGGGCACGATCGAGGTCGCGCCGCTGGCGTACATGCGTGGCCGTACCCTCAATGACGCGTTCATCATCCTCGACGAGGCCCAGAACACGAACCCCGAGCAGATGAAGATGTTCCTCACCCGGCTCGGTTTCGACTCCAAGATAGTGATCACGGGCGACATCACCCAGATCGACCTCCCCGGCGGGACCAAGAGCGGTCTGCGCCAGGTGCGGGAGATCCTGGACGGCGTCGAGGATGTTCACTTCTCCATGCTCACCAGCACCGACGTGGTCCGTCACAAGCTGGTCGGCCGGATCGTCGACGCATACGACCAGTACGACAGCCGCAACGGAAAGTAACCACGAGCCCCCATGGCGATCGACGTCAACAACGAATCCGGTACCGATATCGACGAGCGGGCGGTGCTGGACATCGCCCGCTACGCGCTCGCCCGGATGCGTATCCACCCGCTCTCCGAGCTCTCGGTGATCGTCGTCGACGCCGACGCCATGGAGCAGCTGCACATCCAGTGGATGGATCTGCCGGGTCCGACCGATGTCATGTCCTTCCCGATGGACGAGCTGCGCCCGCCGGCCAAGGACGACGAGGAGCCCCCGCAGGGCCTCCTCGGGGACATCGTGCTCTGCCCCGAAGTGGCCAAGAAGCAGGGGGAGGAGGCGCCGACCGGGCATTCGATGGACGAGGAGCTCCAGCTGCTCACCGTCCACGGCGTCCTCCACCTCCTCGGCTATGACCACGAGGAGGCGGACGAGCGCGCCGAGATGTTCGGCCTCCAGGCCGCCATCGTCGACGGCTGGCGCGCGGAGCAGGGCGTCACCGGCCCCTCCCCGGCCCCCACCGTCCGATGAGCGCGCAGCTCGTCACCGCGACCGTCCTGCTGGTCGTGGTGGCCTGGCTGGCGGCCTGCGCGGAGGCCGGTCTGGCCCGCACCACCCGGTTCCGCGCCGAGGAGGCCGTGCGCTCCGGGCGCCGGGGCAGCGCCAAGCTGATGCTCGTCGCCGAGGACCCCACCCGCTATCTCAATGTGGCCCTGCTGGTCCGGGTCGCCTGCGAGGTGGCGGCGGGCGCGGTCGTCACGTTCGCGAGCCTGCGCGAGTTCCCCGAGACCTGGAAGGCGCTGACCGTCGCGATCGGCGTGATGGTCCTGGTGTCGTACGTGGCCGTCGGCGTCTCCCCGCGCACCATCGGCGCCCAGCATCCGCTCAACACCGCGACCGTCGCCGCCTATGTGCTGATCCCGCTGGCCCGGGTCATGGGCCCCATCCCGCCGCTGCTGATCCTCCTCGGTAACGCGCTCACGCCCGGCAAGGGCTTCCGCAAGGGCCCGTTCGCCTCCGAGGCCGAGCTGCGCGCCCTGGTGGACCTCGCCGAGCAGGAGTCGCTGATCGAGGACGAGGAGCGGCGCATGGTCCACTCCGTCTTCGAGCTCGGTGACACCCTGGTGCGCGAGGTGATGGTGCCGCGCACCGACCTCGTGGTCATCGAGCGCTTCAAGACCATCCGGCAGGCCCTCACCCTCGCGCTGCGCTCAGGCTTCTCCCGGATCCCGGTCACCGGGGAGAACGAGGACGACATCGTCGGGATCGTCTACCTCAAGGACCTGGTCCGCAAGACGCATATCAACCGCGAGGCCGAGACCGAGCTGGTCTCCACCGCGATGCGGCCCGCCGCCTTCGTCCCGGACACCAAGAACGCGGGCGATCTGCTGCGCGAGATGCAGCAGGATCGCAACCACGTGGCCGTGGTGATCGACGAGTACGGCGGCACGGCCGGGATCGTCACCATCGAGGACATCCTCGAGGAGATCGTCGGCGAGATCACCGACGAGTACGACCGCGAACTGCCGCCCGTCGAGGACCTCGGCGACGGCACCCACCGGGTGACCGCCCGGCTCGCCCTGGGCGACCTCGGGGAGCTGTACGGCACGGATCTGGAGGACGAGGACGTCGAGACGGTGGGCGGGCTGCTCGCCAAGGCGCTGGGCCGGGTGCCGATCGCGGGCGCCAAGGCCGAGGTCGACGTCCCCGAGGGCGGTGTGGACCCCGCGCTCAAGGCGCTGCGGCTGACCGCCGAGTCCCCGGCGGGCCGCCGCAACCGCATCGTCACGGTGCTGGTCGAGCCGGTCCGTGCAACCGCCGCGGCCGAACCGGAGTAGCCCCCGCGCAAGCCTTGACGCGGCCCCGTCCACACCCCGTGGGCGGGGCCGCACTGTGCTCCGGCCCGGCCCGGCAGCCTGGTCCGGTCTGGCCCGGCCCGGGGCCCGGCCCGGTCCGCCTCCCGCGCTCCCGCCGTACGCGCCGGGGCGCGGCACCCGCCCGTACGACAGCGTGCCGTCGCGCCAGCGCATCGCCAACGCGCGGCCCGCGCTGCGCCATCTGGGTGGAATAGCCGTCCGCTCCCTGGCCCATGTGGCGTAGGCGCCCGCTTACTTGCAGATACCGACTGGTGGGTCGCCCATACCTCTGTCGGGGGACAGTCGGCCTGTCTGCTTTGACGTAGACAGGTCGGCCGTATGGGCACCCCCGCACAGAGGCCATGGCTCCGCGTGGCACGCGTCGCGCGGAGCCGGGCGGCTCATCCCCCCTGAGCTCAGGAAAGGGCGGCCGCTTCCATGTCCACCACCACGGTGACCTCCGTACCGAATCCCTCAGTCTTCGGCGAATCCGTCACCTACACCGCCACCGTCACCGGTATCACCGCCGGGACCCCTCCATGGGGCGACGTGACCTTCGTCATCGCCGGAGGCCCGACGCTCGGCCCCGTGACGCTGACCCAGACCGGGGTCGACTCCGGCACGGCCAGCGTGACCGACTCCACCCTCGCCGTCGGCTCCCATCTGGTCACGGCGAACTTCGTCAACTCCAGCGACCCTTTGGACAATTCGTCCGGCACGACCATCCAGCAGGTCAACCAGTCGGCGACCACCACCACCGTCACCTTCGTCCCGCCCGCGCCCGTCTGCGGCGAGACCGTGACCCTGACCGCCAGTGTGGCGGCGGCGCCCCCGGGCAGCGGCATCCCCACCGGTACGGTCACCTTCATCATCAGCGCGGACGGGCCCACGGTGCCCGGGACCCTCGACGGGGCCGGGAACGCCTCGGTCACCGTCCCCGCCCTGAGCGTGGGCACACACCAGGTCGCGGCGTTCTACAGCGGCGACGCCAACTTCGCCGCGTCCAACTCGCCCTTGACGCCGCTCACCGTCAGCCCGGCGTCCTCGACCACGACCCTCACCATCTCCCCGGCCTCGCCGGTCTGCGGTGAGACGGTGACCCTGTGCGCCCAGGTGGCGGTCGTCGCGCCCGGTACCTGCACCCCGACGGGCACGGTGACGTTCACGGTCGCCGGCGGTCCGACGCTCACGGGCACCCTGGACGCGACCGGGCAGGCGTGCGTGACGACCACCGCCATCCCGGTGGGGACCCACGCCGTGACGGCCACCTACGCCGGAAACGGGGACGTCTCGGGCTCGACCGACACCGGCTCGGTCACGGTCGGCCAAGGCGCGTCGACCACAACGGTCACGGTAACCCCCGCCTCGCCGGTCTGCGGTGAGGCGATCACCATCTGCGCCCAGGTGACGGTGTCGCCCCCGAGCACCTGTACGCCCACCGGCACGGTGACCTTCGTGATCACCGGTGGTCCGACCCTGACGGGCACGCTGAACGCGAGCGGCCAGGCGTGCGTGACCACCAGCGCGCTGACCGCGGGGTCGTACACCGTGACCGCCACGTACGGTGGCAGCACGAACATCGCGAGCTCCACCGGCACCGCGTCGATCACCGTGGGCCAGGGCGTCTCGGGTATCTCGGCGAGCATCTCGCCCAGCCCGTCCGTCTGCGGTGAGCCGGTGACCATCTGCGCGGACGTGAGCGTCGGGCCGCCCAGCACATGTGTCCCCACCGGGAACGTGACGTTCGCCGTCTCCGGTGGTCCGACCCTGACGGGCACGCTGGACGCGACCGGTCAGGCGTGCGTGACGACCAGTGCCATTCCGGTCGGCACCCACAGCGTGACCATCACCTACCCGGGCGACGGGGACGTCCTGGGCTCGACGACGACCCTCCCCCTGACGGTGAACCAGGCCGCCTCGACGACCGCCCTGACCATCACGCCCAGCACGGCGTCGTGCGGCCAGTCGGTGACCTTGTGCGCGCAGGTGACCACGACACCGCCCGGCACGTGCGCCCCGACCGGGACGGTGACGTTCACGATCGCGGGCGGTCCGACCCTGACCGGGACGCTGAACGCCAGCGGTCAGGCGTGTGTGACGACCAGCGCCATTCCGGTCGGCACCCACGCGGTGACGGCCACCTACTCCGGTGACACCGGCGTCGCGGGTTCGTCCGCCTCCGGGACCGTCACGGTCAACCAGGGCGTCTCCACCACGACCCTGAGCTTCCTGCCCGCCTCCCCGGTGTGCGGCCAGCCCGTGACCCTGTGCGCCCAGGTGACGGTCGCGTCGCCCAGCACCTGCACCCCGACCGGGACGGTCACCTTCACGATCGCGGGTGGTCCGACCCTGACCGGGACGCTGAACGCCAGCGGTCAGGCGTGTGTGACGACCATCGCCATCCCGGTCGGCACTCACGCGGTGACGGCCACGTACGCGGGCAACACGGGCGTGGCGGGCTCGTCGGCGTCCGGCTCCATCACCGTCGGCCAGGCCGCGTCCACGACCGCGCTGACCATCACGCCCGCCTCCCCGGTGTGCGGCCAGTCGGTGACCCTGTGCGCGCAGGTGACCACGACATCGCCCGGCACGTGCGCCCCGACCGGGACGGTGACGTTCACGATCGCGGGCGGTCCGACCCTGACCGGGACGCTGAACGCCAGCGGTCAGGCGTGCGTGACGACCAGCGCCATTCCGGTGGGTACGCACGCGGTGACGGCCATGTACGGGGGCAACACGGGCGTGGCGGGCTCCTCGGCGTCCGGCTCCGTCACCGTCGGCCAGGCGACCACCACGACCACGCTCACCTCCTCGCCGAACCCGTCCACCCCCGGCCAGAACGTGACCTTCACCGCCACCGTGACCGCGGTGCCGCCGGCGACGGGCACCCCGACCGGGACCGTCACCTTCGTGATCAGCGGCGGGCCCACCCTCACCGGCACGCTCAACGGCGCGGGACAGGCCACCGTCAGCACCAACACCCTCACCACCGGCGCGCACACGGTCACCGCCACCTACGGCGGCGACACCTGCTTCGCCGGTTCCACCTCACCGACCATCACCCAGAACGTGGCCGTGCTGCCGACCGGGACCACCGTGACCGCCACTCCGGCCACCATCCGGCTGCGGTTCAACGGCACGTTCGTCATCCCGACCCTGAGCGCGACGCTGAGGGACGCGTCGAACAACCCGATCCCCGGCCAGACCCTCACCTTCGTCGCCAACTCGGTACTGGGCCCGATCGCGCTGGGCAGCGCGGTCACCAATGCCAGTGGCACGGCGACGCTCAGCAATGTCGCCGTCCCGCCGACGGTGATCACCGCCTCGACGTACACCGCCTCCTTCGCGGGCGCTCCGGGTCTGAGCCCGTCGTCGGGTTCGGCCTCGCTGACCTTCCAGCCGACGCCGCTCCTCCCGTAGGGCGCCCGAGGCCCTGAGGCCCTGAGGCCCTGAGGCCCTGAGGCCCTGAGCACAACGCGCCACCGCACAACCGCGTATCGCCCGCGCCGGGCCGCCGCACCGCGGCCCGGCGCGGGCCGCGGTGTGCCCACCGGAGTCACCGCCGGTCAACGCCCCGCATATGCTCATCCGCATGAGCGAAGCAGCGCAGTTGGACCCCGAAGACCGCAAGATCATCACGCTGGCCCGCTCCGTGCGGGCCCGCAACTCCGTACCGGAGGGCGCCGCCGTCCGCGACGAGACGGGGCGTACGTACGTGGCCGGGACCGTGGCCCTCGACTCGCTGAAGCTGAGCGCCCTCCGGACCGCCGTCGCCATGGCCGTGGCGAGCGGAGCCACGTCCCTGGAGGCCGCGGCCGTGGTGACCGACGCGGAGAGCGCATCGGAGGAGGACCGCGCGGCCGTCCGGGACCTCGGCGGGGCCGGGACCCCGGTGCTGCTGGCGGGCCCCGACGGCACCCTGCGGGCCACGCTGGACGCCTGACCCCGGCCCACCCGCCCCCGGTGGTCGTACGAGGCCGGGAGGGCTGGTCCGAGCGGGCCGGGGCATCGGGGAGAATGGGGGCCATGACTGCCGGTACCTCCCCGTCCCCGACCGAGCAGCGGGAGACCCCGCACCGCTCGGGCTTCGCCTGCTTCGTCGGCCGCCCCAACGCGGGCAAGTCGACCCTGACCAACGCGCTGGTGGGGACGAAGGTCGCGATCACCTCGAACCGCCCGCAGACCACCCGCCACACCGTCCGCGGCATCGTGCACCGCCCCGACGCCCAGCTGGTGCTCGTCGACACCCCCGGTCTGCACAAGCCGCGCACCCTGCTCGGCGAGCGGCTCAACGACGTCGTGCGCACCACCTGGGCCGAGGTCGACGTCATCGGCTTCTGCCTGCCCGCCGACCAGAAGCTGGGCCCCGGCGACCGCTACATCGCCACCGAGCTCGCGGGGATCAAGAAGACCCCCAAGGTCGCGATCGTCACCAAGAGCGACCTGGTCGAGCCCGAGCAACTGGCCCAGCAACTGATCGCCGTCGACCGGCTCGGCAAGGAGCTGGGCATCGAGTGGGCCGAGATCGTCCCCGTGTCGGCCGTAGGTGACCAGCAGGTGGATCTGCTGGCGGACCTGCTGGTCCCGCTGCTGCCCGAGGGCCCGACGCTCTACGCCGAGGGCGACCTCACGGACGAGCCCGAGCAGGTCATGGTGGCCGAGCTGATCCGGGAGGCCGCGCTGGAGGGCGTACGGGACGAACTGCCGCACTCCATCGCGGTGGTGGTGGAGGAGATGCTGCCCCGCGAGGGCCGCCCCGCGGACCGGCCGCTCCTGGACATCCACGCCAACCTCTACATCGAACGGCCCAGCCAGAAGGGCATCATCATCGGCCCCAAGGGCCGCCGCCTGAAGGACGTGGGCACCAAGTCCCGCAAGCACATCGAGGCGCTGCTGGGTACGCCGGTCTTCCTCGACCTGCATGTGAAGGTGGCGAAGGACTGGCAGCGCGACCCGAAGCAGTTGCGGAAGCTCGGGTTCTGAGCCCGGTGCGTGGGCCCCGGCGCATCCGCCGGGGCCGAGTGCGCCCCGGCCGCGTGGGGCTTTACGCGCCTTCCTCCAGCACCGTGCGGATCAGTTCCCGCTGGGCGTCGCTCAGCTGGGGGTCCGCGGCGTGGACGGTGCGGCCGTCGACGGTGATCTCGTACTGGAAGCCGTCGGGGACGCCGCGGGGGGCCGTGGTGTGGCCGGTCTCGACGGCCTGGTGGGCCAGGGCGTCCAGATGGGTGGCGTCGGGCCGGCCGGTGGTGTCCAGCTCGGCCCGGCGCTCGATTCCGGCGAATCCACCGGTGCGGGTGACGGAGATGCGCATGGCTCCATCACTACCCGATGGCGTGCCCTAGCGCGCGCCCACGT encodes the following:
- a CDS encoding nitronate monooxygenase, with amino-acid sequence MSSALTDLYRYPIVQAPMAGGASCPQLAATVSEAGGLGFLAAGYKTPEAMYEEIKQLRGLTNRPFGINLFMPQPPNPDPAAVAAYGERLTGEAAWYETSLGDPESGSDDAYDAKLAVLLDNPVPVVSFTFGCPTRAVLDALAKVGTRTVVTVTSPVEAQTAQWAGADAVCVQGVEAGGHQGTYSNDPAADGMGVGLGLLSLITLVREYVQIPIIAAGGIMRGSQIAAALSAGAVAAQLGTAFLVCPESGANALHKQAMTDPLFGRTELTRAFSGRPARGLVNRFLREHGPYAPAAYPQLHHMTSGLRKAAAKAGDPQGMALWAGQGHRLARDLPAARLVETLAVELDAARAALGFQPQRGAVS
- a CDS encoding 16S rRNA (uracil(1498)-N(3))-methyltransferase: MTAPVFVADSLAGAAAGARVWLEGPEGRHAVSVRRLRVGEPVVLTDGHGTGVQGTVAAVEGKDRLEVAVDEVRREAAPDPRITVVQALPKGDRGELAVETMTETGVDAVVPWSAARCITQWKGERGLKALGKWRSTAREAGKQSRRLTFPEVTDAMTTRQVARLLAEAQFAAVLHEEGGEPLATAQLPASGEIVLVVGPEGGVTPEELAAFAEAGARPYRLGPSVLRTSTAGTAAAALLLGRTGRWG
- a CDS encoding histidine triad nucleotide-binding protein; the encoded protein is MAGEPQADCLFCKIVSGEVPATVVRETDTTVAFRDINPQAPTHVLVIPKAHHPDAASLAAADPQVTADVLREAGAVAADEKLDETGYRVVFNTGSGAGQTVFHAHAHVLGGRGLNWPPG
- a CDS encoding ribonuclease Z, coding for MSARELIVLGTASQVPTRHRNHNGYLLRWDGEGLLFDPGEGTQRQMVRAGVAAHDIDRICVTHFHGDHSLGLAGVIQRINLDRVPHRVTAHYPASGQRFFDRLRYATAYRETVALTEEPVAGDGAVLARTPAYTLEAARLSHPVESYGYRLIEPDGRRMLPERLAALGVRGPEIGRLQRDRVLEIGGRTVALEEVSEVRRGQRFAFIMDTRLCDGADALAQGCDLLVIESTFLDEEEALAVEYGHLTAGQAARLAAGAGVRHLVLTHFSQRYGDPFEFERQARDAGFDGELTVAQDLMTVALPKRR
- a CDS encoding carbohydrate kinase family protein, with protein sequence MTTHDGGKLTAAGYHLLDPLADVRRPGDADCDVYLTGTVFLDIIFTGLDSAPVRGTESWARGMGSSPGGVANMATALARLGLRTSLAAAFGDDHYGDYCRDALDHGEGIDLSLSRTIPGWHSPVTVSMAYEGERTMVSHGHEAPPPEEPAPSCPPPARAAVASLVPGRGQEWVAEAARRGSRVFADVGWDDTGRWDPADLAELEHCEAFLPNAEEAMRYTRTDCPRAAARALSDLVPLAVVTLGSEGAYAVDGRTGETAEVPAISVEALDPTGAGDVFVAGFVTGTLAGWPLADRLAFAGLTAALSVQEFGGSLSAPGWVEIAAWWQHARAYDDQPARALRRYAFLDRLLPAAARPWPLRRAVPTIGFRQA
- a CDS encoding PhoH family protein — translated: MTQPTTAPQAHAQFTVPNKHPMVMVLGSGDALLRVIENAFPATDIHVRGNEVSATGDPKEVALVQRLFDEMMLVLRTGQPMTEDAVERSISMLRAAENGESGVQETPAEVLTQNILSNRGRTIRPKTLNQKRYVDAIDKHTVVFGIGPAGTGKTYLAMAKAVQALQSKQVNRIILTRPAVEAGERLGFLPGTLYEKIDPYLRPLYDALHDMLDPDSIPRLMAAGTIEVAPLAYMRGRTLNDAFIILDEAQNTNPEQMKMFLTRLGFDSKIVITGDITQIDLPGGTKSGLRQVREILDGVEDVHFSMLTSTDVVRHKLVGRIVDAYDQYDSRNGK
- the ybeY gene encoding rRNA maturation RNase YbeY — its product is MAIDVNNESGTDIDERAVLDIARYALARMRIHPLSELSVIVVDADAMEQLHIQWMDLPGPTDVMSFPMDELRPPAKDDEEPPQGLLGDIVLCPEVAKKQGEEAPTGHSMDEELQLLTVHGVLHLLGYDHEEADERAEMFGLQAAIVDGWRAEQGVTGPSPAPTVR